The following proteins are encoded in a genomic region of Diadema setosum chromosome 18, eeDiaSeto1, whole genome shotgun sequence:
- the LOC140241415 gene encoding histamine N-methyltransferase-like, whose translation MAQFASSPEWQTTLRTLIPLQDDVERYKDVYLTAFFKISEKEMLFDVITQNFDATVRSQLIDSFPAGKVFNVLGVGIGEGKHELYFLEDIGKDGNRLSFTAVEPSSAMLQTFERNLAIVPVRMHIGTKFQLISAIHSIYYTGDLEITFHQLTSLLHDNGLLIIVVSDSNLPITTNFDLKTLAGVKEESMITAQRVIMLAKRHGFEVQKIPIHLSLDVTEMFDESSEFGSKLLDFLTSTSYFRRSVPSKISSAVTSFFRSLAKESGKGRFELLADNAMLIIKKRTM comes from the exons ATGGCTCAATTTGCAAGCTCTCCCGAATGGCAAACTACGCTGAGGACGCTAATTCCCTTGCAGGACGACGTGGAGAGATACAAAGACGTGTATTTGACAGCGTTCTTTAAGAtcagtgaaaaagaaatgcttttCGACGTAATAACGCAAAATTTTGACGCCACTGTGAGGTCCCAGCTTATAGACAGCTTTCCAGCCGGGAAAGTCTTTAATGTGCTTGGAGTTGGTATCGGTGAAG GGAAGCATGAACTGTACTTCCTCGAGGACATAGGAAAAGACGGTAACCGTCTCAGCTTTACTGCCGTCGAACCAAGCAGTGCCATGCTTCAAACATTTGAGAGAAACCTCGCTATAGTTCCGGT TAGAATGCATATCGGCACAAAGTTCCAGCTGATCAGCGCTATACATTCCATCTACTACACTGGCGATCTTGAGATAACATTTCATCAGCTGACTTCTCTACTGCACGACAATGGTTTGCTGATCATTGTTGTATCAG ATTCCAACCTACCAATTACCACCAACTTTGATCTGAAGACCCTCGCAGGCGTCAAGGAGGAGTCCATGATTACAGCTCAGAGAGTCATCATGCTGGCTAAACGACATGGGTTCGAGGTCCAGAAGATTCCCATTCACCTGTCACTAGACGTGACTGAGATGTTTGACGAGTCATCGGAGTTCGGAAGTAAACTCCTCGACTTCCTTACCTCGACGTCATATTTTCGTCGCAGCGTACCTTCCAAAATATCAAGTGCAGTGACCTCTTTTTTCAGATCTCTTGCTAAAGAAAGTGGAAAGGGGCGTTTTGAGTTATTAGCCGATAATGCCATGCTGATAATCAAAAAGCGTACCATGTag